CCCTTGTTTTTTAAACAGATACGCGACGGAGCCATCGGTGCCCATGCTGCCGCCGGCTTTGGAAAAGGCATGGCGGACCTCCGCCACCGTGCGGTTGCGGTTATTGGTCATGCAATCAACCAGGATCGCAATCCCGCCCGGGCCGTAGCCTTCATAGCGGATTTCTTCGAACTGCTCGCCCTCGAGATCTCCCGTTCCACGTTTGATCGCCCGCTCGAGTGTGTCCTTGGACATGTTATTGGAGAGACCAGCATCCATGGCGGCGCGCAGGCGTGGGTTGCTTCCGGCATCCCCGCCACCCATGCAGGCGGCGACCGTGATCTCGCGGATAAGTTTGGTGAACAACTTACCGCGCTTTGCGTCCTGCGCGCCCTTGCGATGCTGGATATTCGCCCATTTACTGTGTCCCGCCATGATAATCAATTTCCATTGTTTCCGAATCAAGAAAGTCTAGCGCAAATCCGCGCTCGAGTGATCGGAATTTGCCAGGCGAGCGGCCGTGCCAGGGTGGCGGCTGCCACAATGCACCGTGGAACCCTTAGCGCTTGCGTTTACGTTGAGCCAAATACCGTTCCGCTTTTTGCCTGTTAATAGCCCTGAGCTTTGTATCAACGTCCTCGAGCGTAGGCGAAGAAGTATCCATGGCCGCATCCGGCCGCCGGTTGCGGGCGCGTAGCGCCGCTCTAATCGCGATCACCATGCCCAAAAGCGCTCCGACACCGGCGCCCATCCCGGCATGGAGCGGTAACCCCATGACGTCGATCATCATGGTTTTGATAGGGACCGATGCAACCGAGAAA
The sequence above is drawn from the Pseudomonadota bacterium genome and encodes:
- a CDS encoding YebC/PmpR family DNA-binding transcriptional regulator; this translates as MAGHSKWANIQHRKGAQDAKRGKLFTKLIREITVAACMGGGDAGSNPRLRAAMDAGLSNNMSKDTLERAIKRGTGDLEGEQFEEIRYEGYGPGGIAILVDCMTNNRNRTVAEVRHAFSKAGGSMGTDGSVAYLFKKQGVLSYPKGSDEDRIMAIALDAGADDVVVNDDGSIDVVTAPEDFGKVKDGMLAQGLTPENAEITMRASISATLDLENAQKMTRLIEVLEDLDDVHNVYSNAEMSEEILAQL